One Bemisia tabaci chromosome 7, PGI_BMITA_v3 DNA window includes the following coding sequences:
- the LOC109041220 gene encoding probable RNA-binding protein 18, with translation MTCSSAGHGPDGVHDRRLWIGNLDERITEFHLLKLLQKFGNIEKFDLLFHRSGPLAGQPRGYAFVTYSQLEDAKRVKTALDGTKVGTKNIAIKWAYNNEKEDDTKSKPKLTIPALAGASEEKKPISKLTKIQAIEAKLKMMESTSFSEVEIQPTIKSSHSSSRGGMNSHRMNKPYSDQRNFHRSKPYSRS, from the exons ATGACTTGCAGCTCCGCAGGGCATGGACCAGATGGCGTTCATGATAGAAGATTGTGGATAGGTAACCTGGATGAGCGAATCACCGA gTTTCATCTCCTGAAACTCCTTCAAAAATTTGGGAACATCGAAAAGTTTGACCTGCTCTTCCATCGATCTGGACCGTTGGCAGGTCAGCCACGAGGCTATGCGTTTGTCACCTACTCACAATTGGAGGATGCCAAACGGGTGAAAACAGCCTTAGATGGAACTAAAGTTGGAACAAAGAATATTGCCATCAAATGGGCGTACAACAATGAAAAG GAGGACGACACCAAATCCAAACCTAAACTTACAATTCCTGCTCTAGCTGGTGcctctgaagaaaaaaaaccaatcag TAAACTCACCAAAATTCAGGCAATTGAAGCAAAATTGAAGATGATGGAAAGTACTTCGTTTAGTGAAGTTGAAATACAGCCTACTATAAAATCTAGTCACTCTAGCTCAAGAGGAGGCATGAATTCCCATAGGATGAACAAACCATATTCAGATCAAAGAAACTTTCACCGATCAAAACCTTACTCTCGCTCATAG
- the mRpS25 gene encoding small ribosomal subunit protein mS25, translating to MPFMHGHVPIRRTLKYLNAGQIILKERIKIFSLNFSSRGDHHKGAREFAFWHLQQLQHKNPDVHVVEFKDLTPSPFIRCFTDNGDSVIIDLEGRSKESIHDHVMKVLGKSEDLLEKEAKAREKKENPANFGYMCEKNCICEFFGQVPCPGVVPLPLYMKGKTIKKLLEGDE from the exons ATGCCTTTTATGCACGGTCATGTGCCCATCAGGCGTACACTGAAGTATTTAAATGCCGGTCAAATCATTCTCaaggaaagaataaaaatattttctttaaatttcagcTCTAGAGGAGATCATCATAAAGGAGCTAG GGAATTCGCATTTTGGCATCTGCAGCAACTCCAACATAAAAATCCTGATGTTCATGTCGTCGAGTTTAAAGATTTGACTCCATCACCATTTATTAGATGCTTCACAG acAATGGAGATAGTGTTATAATTGATTTGGAAGGGAGAAGCAAAGAATCAATCCATGATCATGTCATGAAAGTTTTAGGAAAATCCGA agatttattagaaaaagaggcaaaagcaagagagaagaaagaaaacccTGCTAATTTTGGATATATGTGTGAGAAAAATTGCATCTGCGAATTCTTTGGTCAAGTTCCATGCCCAGGAGTGGTGCCTTTACCCCTTTACATGAAAGGAAAGACCATCAAGAAATTACTTGAAGGAGATGAATAA
- the Nedd8 gene encoding ubiquitin-like protein NEDD8, whose protein sequence is MLIKVKTLTGKEIEIDIEPTDKVERIKERVEEKEGIPPQQQRLIFSGKQMNDEKTAQDYKVQGGSVLHLVLALRGGL, encoded by the exons ATGCTGATCAAAGTAAAG ACTCTCACAGGAAAAGAG ATTGAAATTGATATCGAACCAACAGACAAAGTGGAAAGGATCAAAGAGAGAGTTGAAGAAAAGGAGGGAATACCACCGCAGCAGCAGCGACTCATCTTCTCAGGGAAACAAAT GAATGATGAGAAGACAGCGCAAGATTATAAAGTCCAAGGAGGATCTGTACTGCATCTTGTTCTAGCATTGAGAGGAGGCCTGTGA
- the LOC109041219 gene encoding angio-associated migratory cell protein gives MKQDTPPASPGQQEEEDDVVELDEEFIVDEDEDDYENDNGFGISDISMDDEDGQDEMSEAASNAPKRDDSELVFSKHTGSVFCCHLEQKMGCLAVTGGEDEKAYVWKTRTGEVEFECTGHNDSVIGVEFNHDGSLVATGDMGGLIQVWKISSKSLLWSENISEFVWLKWHKSANVLLAGTQAGEVYLWKVPTGECKVLAGNKANTDCGAFLHDGKRAVICYANGIIKIYDLKTSQVLHTIGSLEGHSGTVSCIDIHPDNNLIVTGGEFGQIVLTKTQTGKVASKFECDDTSSNESSNHPAWVEAVCFSKDANFPLVVAATLSGNIFIWDYSKLALRHKISVGHGISRLLWDPLSTTVYAADLDGAIQILNARTGEVQAALLGHSQNILDICLSSDSSMIISASDDKTARLFAINAPERAASKVGIQDSMEN, from the exons ATGAAACAAGATACTCCACCTGCCTCACCTGGACAgcaggaggaggaggatgatgTGGTAGAGTTGGACGAGGAGTTCATCGTTGATGAAGACGAGGATGACTATGAGAATGACAACGGCTTCGGCATCAGTGATATCAGCATGGATGATGAAGATGGGCAGGATGAAATGTCAGAAGCTGCCAGTAATGCTCCTAAAAGAGACGACTCTGAATTGGTATTCTCCAAACATACAG GTTCCGTATTTTGCTGTCATTTGGAGCAGAAAATGGGTTGCCTAGCTGTTACAGGAGGAGAAGATGAAAAAGCCTACGTCTGGAAAACACGTACAGGAGAAGTTGAGTTTGAGTGTACCGGCCATAAT GACTCGGTTATTGGTGTTGAATTTAACCATGATGGCTCTCTTGTTGCAACTGGTGACATGGGCGGACTGATCCAAGTTTGGAAAATATCATCCAAGTCTCTTCTCTGGAGTGAAAATATCTCTGAGTTTGTT tggttAAAATGGCACAAAAGCGCCAACGTTTTACTAGCTGGCACTCAAGCTGGCGAAGTTTACCTGTGGAAAGTTCCGACTGGCGAATGCAAAGTACTTGCTGGAAATAAAGCCAACACTGACTGTGGAGCATTTTTACATGACG GCAAACGTGCAGTTATTTGCTATGCAAATGGGATAATCAAAATCTATGATTTAAAAACCAGCCAAGTTCTTCACACAATTGGTAGTCTGGAAGGTCATTCAGGAACCGTCAGCTGTATTGATATCCACCCCGATAACAACCTGATTGTAACAGGTGGAGAGTTCGGTCAGATAGTTCTTACAAAAACTCAAACCGGGAAG GTCGCATCCAAGTTCGAGTGTGATGATACATCCAGTAATGAAAGCTCTAACCATCCTGCCTGGGTTGAAGCAGTGTGTTTTTCCAAAGATGCAAATTTTCCCTTGGTTGTTGCTGCCACTTTGAGTGGTAATATTTTCATCTGGGACTACTCAAAACTG GCCCTAAGACACAAAATCAGCGTGGGGCATGGAATCAGCCGTCTCTTGTGGGACCCATTGAGCACCACAGTCTATGCTGCTGATCTGGATGGTGCTATCCAAATTTTGAATGCACGCACTGGGGAGGTTCAAGCAGCTCTTCTCGGCCATAGTCAGAACATATTAGATATTTGTCTCTCATC TGACAGCAGTATGATTATAAGCGCATCTGATGACAAAACCGCCCGACTCTTCGCCATAAATGCACCGGAAAG gGCGGCATCAAAGGTTGGAATCCAAGATAGCatggaaaattaa